A section of the Amycolatopsis sp. AA4 genome encodes:
- a CDS encoding acyl-CoA dehydrogenase family protein codes for MTLTDDEQQMVALVAEFVDERVRPRVREFEADDIYPAEFIDEMKTLGFFGLLAPAEYGGVDVSTACFARVTEELARGWMSLAGAIGGHSVITYLIKTFGTPEQREKYLPAMAEGRIRATMALTEPGGGSDLQAMRTHAVPGDDGYTITGSKTWISNAAHSGLIGLLCITDREASPAHRGMSVLLVEPGDGLTISKKLPKLGYRGVEACELVFDGRKVPADAVLGGTPNQGWSQMMRGLEVGRIQVASRALGVGQAALNDAVRYAQERESFGKPIWKHQSVGNLLADMATKMRAARLLTLDAAEKLDAGERADMEAGMAKLFASETAMQVALDAIRVHGGYGYSKEYDVERYFRDAPLMIVGEGTNEIQRNVIAAQLIARNKI; via the coding sequence ATGACGCTCACCGACGACGAACAGCAGATGGTCGCCCTGGTCGCGGAGTTCGTGGACGAGCGGGTCCGGCCCCGGGTGCGCGAGTTCGAGGCCGACGACATCTATCCGGCCGAGTTCATCGACGAGATGAAAACCCTCGGCTTCTTCGGACTGCTCGCCCCGGCCGAATACGGCGGGGTGGACGTCAGCACCGCGTGTTTCGCCCGGGTCACCGAAGAACTCGCGCGCGGCTGGATGAGCCTCGCCGGAGCCATCGGCGGCCACTCCGTCATCACCTACCTGATCAAGACGTTCGGCACGCCCGAGCAGCGCGAAAAGTACTTGCCCGCCATGGCCGAGGGGCGGATCCGTGCGACGATGGCTCTGACCGAGCCCGGCGGTGGCAGCGACCTCCAGGCCATGCGCACCCACGCGGTGCCGGGCGACGACGGGTACACGATCACCGGGTCGAAGACCTGGATTTCCAACGCCGCGCACTCCGGCCTGATCGGGCTGCTGTGCATCACCGATCGCGAGGCCTCCCCCGCCCACCGCGGGATGAGCGTGCTGCTGGTGGAACCCGGCGACGGGCTCACCATCTCGAAGAAGCTGCCGAAGCTCGGTTACCGCGGCGTCGAGGCGTGCGAGTTGGTGTTCGACGGGCGCAAGGTTCCTGCCGACGCGGTCCTCGGCGGCACACCGAACCAGGGCTGGTCGCAGATGATGCGGGGGCTGGAGGTCGGGCGGATCCAGGTCGCCTCGCGGGCGCTAGGCGTCGGACAGGCCGCGCTGAACGACGCCGTCCGCTATGCCCAGGAGCGCGAGTCCTTCGGCAAGCCGATCTGGAAACACCAGTCCGTGGGGAACCTGCTCGCCGACATGGCCACGAAGATGCGCGCCGCCCGGCTGCTCACCTTGGACGCCGCGGAGAAGCTCGACGCGGGCGAGCGCGCGGACATGGAAGCCGGGATGGCGAAGCTCTTCGCGTCCGAGACCGCGATGCAGGTCGCGCTTGATGCGATCCGCGTCCACGGCGGCTACGGGTACTCCAAGGAATACGACGTCGAACGCTATTTCCGCGACGCGCCGCTGATGATCGTCGGCGAAGGCACCAACGAGATCCAGCGCAACGTCATCGCCGCGCAGCTCATCGCCCGCAACAAGATCTGA
- a CDS encoding amidase, which produces MERNFDSAEALAAALRAGEATSAELTDEAIARIEREDKALNAICVPDFDRARAAAREADRARARGEDRPLLGIPVTVKECYNVAGLPTTWGLPHHRDFLPAEDAVQVKRLKSAGAVILGKTNVPLGLQGLQSSNPVYGTTNNPWDHDRTPGGSSGGSSAALAAGFGALSIGSDIGGSLRTPAHFCGVYGHKPSLGLVANRGMVLPGELPLPTELHLAVVGPMARTARDLALLLDIMAGPDPLTYGVAHELALPPARHERLSDFRVLILDDHPFIPTGAAVRAGVNRVADALADAGAQVERHSPLLPDLEEAATLYTQLLFSGSVARFPVDAYEQLQARAAGLSADDQSLDAARLRGMVLTHRDWLGVHHRRELHRHGWRQFFAEFDAVVCPVTPTPAFPHDHNPDLLACRIDIDGVEYPFFDQLVWAGVATMPGLPATAMPAGLSPEGLPVGVQIVGPMFEDRTPLRLAELLEQRIGGFQAPQ; this is translated from the coding sequence ATGGAGCGGAACTTTGACTCGGCCGAAGCACTCGCGGCCGCCTTGCGGGCCGGGGAAGCAACCTCGGCGGAGCTGACCGACGAGGCGATCGCCCGCATCGAGCGGGAAGACAAGGCACTCAACGCGATCTGCGTACCGGACTTCGACCGTGCCCGCGCCGCCGCCCGAGAGGCCGACCGGGCGCGCGCCCGCGGCGAAGACCGGCCGCTGCTCGGGATTCCGGTGACGGTCAAGGAGTGCTACAACGTCGCCGGCCTGCCCACGACCTGGGGCCTGCCGCACCACCGCGACTTCCTGCCCGCCGAGGACGCGGTCCAGGTCAAGCGGCTCAAGTCCGCGGGCGCGGTCATTCTCGGCAAAACCAACGTCCCGCTGGGACTTCAGGGACTGCAAAGCTCGAACCCGGTCTACGGCACCACCAACAACCCCTGGGACCACGACCGCACGCCAGGCGGTTCCTCCGGCGGCTCCTCGGCGGCTCTGGCGGCGGGCTTCGGCGCCCTGTCCATCGGCTCCGACATCGGCGGCTCGCTGCGCACGCCCGCGCATTTCTGCGGGGTCTACGGCCACAAACCGTCCCTCGGCCTGGTCGCGAACCGCGGCATGGTCCTGCCGGGCGAACTGCCCTTGCCGACCGAACTGCACCTCGCCGTCGTCGGCCCGATGGCGCGCACCGCCCGCGACCTCGCGCTCCTGCTCGACATCATGGCCGGACCGGACCCGCTGACCTACGGCGTGGCGCACGAACTGGCCCTGCCGCCCGCCCGCCACGAACGGCTGAGCGACTTCCGGGTCCTGATCCTCGACGACCATCCGTTCATCCCGACCGGAGCCGCGGTACGGGCCGGAGTGAACCGGGTAGCCGACGCGCTGGCCGACGCCGGTGCCCAGGTCGAACGGCACAGCCCGCTCCTGCCCGACCTGGAAGAAGCCGCGACGCTCTACACGCAGCTGCTGTTCTCCGGCTCAGTGGCGCGGTTCCCGGTCGACGCGTACGAGCAACTCCAGGCCCGAGCCGCCGGACTGAGCGCGGACGACCAAAGCCTCGACGCGGCCCGCCTGCGCGGAATGGTGCTCACCCACCGCGATTGGCTCGGCGTGCACCACCGCCGCGAACTCCACCGCCACGGCTGGCGGCAGTTCTTCGCGGAGTTCGACGCCGTGGTCTGCCCGGTCACGCCGACGCCCGCGTTCCCCCACGACCACAACCCGGACCTGCTCGCCTGCCGGATCGACATCGACGGCGTCGAATACCCGTTCTTCGACCAGCTCGTCTGGGCCGGGGTGGCCACCATGCCCGGCCTGCCCGCAACCGCGATGCCCGCGGGCCTTTCCCCGGAGGGGCTGCCGGTGGGGGTGCAGATCGTCGGGCCGATGTTCGAGGACCGCACGCCGTTGCGGCTGGCCGAACTGCTGGAGCAGCGGATCGGCGGCTTCCAGGCGCCGCAGTAG
- a CDS encoding MaoC family dehydratase N-terminal domain-containing protein yields MDPAPVAALAALFDNGLPAPQPGDDLPPLWHWVALPRWPVSAELGPDGHPARGTFLPAIDLPRRMFAGGEVLLHHAPKIGETVTRRSIVDSVTEKSGRSGKLVIVVVRTVLSDVDGSPLIEERQDIVYREASATTSEAPIEPADLAGSPFRRSEDGWDFATDPSLLMRFSAATANPHRIHYDWPYATRVEGYPGLVVHGPLMSLALAEVLRLDSPGARVTRLAHRNLAPLFCGQPAQLRTEPRPGGATLTLVGAAGPRTSLEADYEEGPSHA; encoded by the coding sequence GTGGACCCTGCTCCCGTCGCGGCGCTGGCCGCACTCTTCGACAACGGACTGCCCGCACCGCAGCCGGGCGACGACCTGCCGCCGCTCTGGCACTGGGTCGCTCTCCCCCGCTGGCCCGTCTCCGCCGAACTCGGTCCGGACGGACACCCCGCGCGCGGCACGTTCCTGCCAGCGATCGACCTGCCCCGGAGGATGTTCGCTGGCGGAGAAGTCTTGCTGCACCACGCGCCGAAGATCGGCGAGACGGTGACCCGGAGGTCCATTGTGGACTCAGTGACGGAGAAATCCGGCCGCTCCGGGAAGCTGGTGATCGTCGTCGTGCGCACCGTGTTGTCCGATGTGGACGGATCGCCGCTCATCGAGGAGCGCCAGGACATCGTCTACCGCGAAGCGAGCGCGACCACGTCCGAAGCCCCGATCGAACCTGCTGACCTGGCGGGTTCCCCGTTCCGCCGCAGTGAAGACGGCTGGGACTTCGCCACCGACCCCTCCCTGCTGATGCGCTTCTCCGCGGCCACCGCGAACCCGCACCGCATCCACTACGACTGGCCGTACGCGACCCGGGTCGAGGGCTACCCCGGCCTGGTTGTGCACGGGCCGCTGATGTCCCTCGCCCTCGCCGAGGTGCTGCGCCTGGACTCCCCCGGCGCGCGGGTCACCCGGCTGGCGCATCGCAACCTGGCGCCGTTGTTCTGCGGCCAGCCCGCGCAGCTGCGCACCGAACCGCGGCCCGGCGGCGCGACTCTGACCCTCGTCGGGGCCGCCGGACCGCGCACCAGCCTTGAAGCCGACTACGAGGAAGGCCCTTCCCATGCGTGA
- the fabG gene encoding 3-oxoacyl-ACP reductase FabG, whose amino-acid sequence MTLLDGRTAVITGGAQGIGLAIAELFVAHGARVVLGDLDGEAAAAAADSIDGEAIGVACDVTRASDVDALLAAAPSPVDVFVNNAGITRDATMRTMTEDDFDQVIDVHLKGTWNGTRKAAAIMRERKSGAIVNLSSLSGKVGMVGQTNYSAAKAGIVGLTKAAAKEMAHHGVRVNAIQPGLIRTAMTEAMPQKAWDQKMAEIPMGRAGEVGEIASVALFLASDLSSYMTGTVLEVTGGRFM is encoded by the coding sequence ATGACGCTCCTCGACGGCCGGACCGCGGTCATCACCGGTGGCGCGCAAGGTATCGGACTTGCCATCGCCGAATTGTTCGTTGCCCACGGTGCCCGTGTCGTGCTCGGCGACCTCGACGGCGAGGCAGCCGCGGCAGCCGCCGACAGCATCGACGGGGAAGCCATCGGCGTCGCCTGCGATGTCACCAGGGCGTCCGATGTGGACGCTCTCCTGGCCGCGGCGCCCTCGCCGGTCGACGTGTTCGTCAACAACGCGGGCATCACCCGCGACGCGACGATGCGGACCATGACCGAGGACGATTTCGACCAGGTCATCGACGTGCACCTCAAAGGAACCTGGAACGGCACCCGCAAAGCCGCCGCGATCATGCGCGAGCGCAAGAGCGGCGCGATCGTGAACCTGTCCTCGCTGTCGGGCAAGGTCGGCATGGTCGGGCAAACCAACTACTCCGCCGCCAAAGCCGGCATCGTCGGGCTCACCAAAGCCGCCGCCAAGGAGATGGCCCACCACGGCGTCCGGGTCAACGCGATCCAGCCCGGACTCATCCGCACCGCGATGACCGAGGCCATGCCGCAGAAAGCCTGGGACCAGAAGATGGCCGAGATCCCGATGGGCCGGGCCGGCGAGGTCGGCGAAATCGCTTCGGTGGCGTTGTTCCTCGCCTCGGATCTGTCCTCCTACATGACCGGCACGGTGCTCGAAGTGACCGGCGGACGGTTCATGTGA
- a CDS encoding CoA ester lyase — protein sequence MTSRAATRAREATTLLFVPGDRPERFGKALAAGPSLVVLDLEDAVAPERKGYAREQVVAWLEENPECAVRVNAAGTAWHDEDLAVLRQRRCTVMLPKAEPATTRAAAEQLGVLPVVIALVETARGVLDARETATVPNVQRLAFGSFDLAAELGADPADRDAFVAARGALVLASAAAGLPGPIDGVTADLDNELHLTDEVRYARRLGLAGKLCVHPKQVPVAAAALRPTREEVRWAQSILDAAGAGGAVAVGGQMVDKPVLERAQRVLRQAREGNGR from the coding sequence GTGACCAGCCGCGCGGCTACCCGCGCCCGGGAAGCGACGACCCTCCTGTTCGTCCCCGGTGACCGGCCGGAGCGTTTCGGCAAGGCACTGGCCGCTGGGCCGAGCCTGGTCGTGCTCGATCTGGAGGACGCGGTCGCGCCGGAGCGCAAGGGGTACGCGCGGGAACAGGTCGTCGCGTGGCTTGAGGAGAACCCCGAGTGCGCGGTGCGCGTGAACGCCGCTGGCACCGCCTGGCACGACGAAGACCTCGCCGTACTCAGGCAGCGTCGGTGCACCGTGATGCTGCCCAAGGCCGAACCGGCGACGACGCGTGCCGCGGCCGAACAGCTCGGCGTCCTGCCGGTCGTGATCGCGCTGGTCGAAACCGCGCGCGGGGTCCTGGACGCGAGGGAAACCGCCACGGTCCCGAATGTGCAGCGTCTCGCGTTCGGCAGCTTCGACCTGGCCGCAGAACTGGGCGCCGATCCGGCTGACCGGGACGCGTTCGTCGCCGCTCGGGGCGCGCTTGTCCTCGCGTCGGCCGCAGCGGGACTGCCCGGCCCGATCGACGGCGTCACCGCGGATCTGGACAACGAACTCCACCTCACCGACGAAGTCCGCTACGCGCGGCGGCTCGGGCTCGCCGGGAAGCTGTGCGTGCACCCGAAACAGGTGCCCGTCGCCGCTGCGGCGCTGCGGCCGACGCGCGAGGAAGTCCGCTGGGCGCAGTCCATTCTGGACGCCGCAGGTGCGGGCGGCGCGGTCGCAGTGGGCGGGCAGATGGTCGACAAGCCGGTGCTGGAGCGCGCCCAGCGCGTCCTCCGGCAGGCGCGAGAAGGGAACGGGCGATGA
- a CDS encoding GntR family transcriptional regulator — protein sequence MPASAGPRRTGPANLNAMAAQEIRRRVFSGQLRAGAKIDQEALADELGISKLPVREALITLDHEGVVEHIARRGAFVARMTRDDIRDHYRVFGVVSGLAAERAAKNLSPESLQALHDLADRMESAVDRAEQERLNYEFHRRINYAADSRRLLSLLGILAKTVSHGFYEAHEDWPAKARDDHRLILAALSARSAARARTLVEKHLADAGERAVALLEKQGFWDR from the coding sequence ATGCCCGCGAGCGCCGGACCGCGCCGCACCGGCCCGGCGAACCTCAACGCGATGGCCGCCCAGGAGATCCGCCGTCGCGTCTTCTCCGGCCAGCTGCGCGCCGGGGCGAAGATCGACCAGGAGGCGCTCGCCGACGAACTCGGCATCAGCAAACTGCCCGTCCGCGAAGCCCTGATCACCCTCGACCACGAGGGCGTCGTCGAGCACATCGCCCGCCGCGGCGCGTTCGTCGCCCGGATGACGCGCGACGACATCCGCGACCACTACCGCGTGTTCGGCGTCGTGTCCGGACTGGCCGCCGAGCGCGCGGCGAAAAACCTGTCCCCGGAAAGCCTCCAGGCGCTGCATGATCTCGCGGACCGGATGGAGTCGGCAGTGGACCGTGCCGAACAGGAACGGCTGAACTACGAGTTCCACCGGAGAATCAATTACGCCGCCGACTCGCGCCGGCTGCTCTCGCTGCTCGGCATTCTGGCCAAAACGGTTTCGCACGGGTTCTATGAGGCACACGAAGACTGGCCGGCCAAGGCGCGGGACGACCACCGCCTGATCCTGGCCGCCCTGTCCGCCCGTTCCGCCGCCCGGGCGCGCACACTGGTGGAGAAACACCTCGCGGACGCGGGCGAGCGCGCGGTGGCTTTGCTGGAGAAGCAAGGATTCTGGGACCGCTGA
- a CDS encoding acetyl-CoA C-acetyltransferase, whose protein sequence is MRDGVICEPVRTPIGRFGGSLKSVPAADLGTIALKGLLERTGLPADAIDDVILGHCYPTSEAPAIGRVVALDAGLPVTVPGMQVDRRCGSGLQSVLLAALQVQAGASELIVAGGAESMSNTVFYANDLRWGATGAGVHLHDSLTRGRQTPGGKHYPVPGGMLETAENLRRQYRISREDQDQLAAESHRRAVAAQKSGVFAEEIIPVPVETRKGTVVVDTDEHPRPDTTVETLAKLRPVLGKQDPEATVTAGNASGQNDAAAVCIVTTRERADQLGLRPLVRLVSHGVAGVEPKIMGVGPVPASALALERAELKMSDIDLIELNEAFAAQALACTREWGFGDTDFDRLNVHGSGISLGHPVGATGTRILTTMAREMQRREARYGLETMCIGGGQGLAAVFERVSE, encoded by the coding sequence ATGCGTGACGGCGTCATCTGCGAACCCGTCCGTACCCCGATCGGCCGCTTCGGCGGATCGCTCAAGAGCGTGCCCGCCGCCGACCTCGGCACCATCGCGCTCAAGGGTCTGCTGGAGCGCACCGGTCTGCCCGCCGACGCGATCGACGACGTCATCCTCGGCCACTGCTACCCCACCTCCGAAGCCCCCGCGATCGGCCGCGTCGTCGCGCTCGACGCCGGACTGCCGGTGACCGTCCCGGGCATGCAGGTCGACCGGCGCTGCGGGTCCGGGCTGCAGTCGGTACTGCTGGCCGCGCTGCAGGTCCAGGCGGGCGCGAGCGAGCTGATCGTCGCGGGCGGCGCGGAAAGCATGTCCAACACCGTCTTCTACGCCAACGACCTCCGCTGGGGCGCCACCGGAGCGGGTGTCCACCTCCACGACTCGCTCACCCGCGGCCGTCAGACGCCCGGCGGCAAGCACTACCCGGTGCCGGGCGGGATGCTGGAGACTGCGGAGAACCTCCGCCGCCAGTACCGCATCAGCCGCGAAGACCAAGACCAACTCGCCGCTGAATCACACCGCCGGGCCGTCGCCGCGCAGAAGTCCGGGGTGTTCGCCGAGGAGATCATCCCGGTGCCGGTGGAGACGCGGAAGGGCACCGTCGTCGTGGACACCGACGAACACCCCCGCCCGGACACCACCGTCGAAACCCTCGCGAAGCTCCGGCCGGTGCTGGGCAAGCAAGACCCCGAAGCGACCGTCACCGCAGGCAATGCCAGTGGACAGAACGACGCCGCCGCCGTCTGCATCGTCACCACCCGCGAGCGCGCGGACCAACTCGGCCTGCGCCCGCTCGTGCGGCTCGTCTCCCACGGCGTCGCCGGAGTCGAACCGAAGATCATGGGCGTCGGACCGGTGCCCGCCTCCGCGCTCGCACTCGAACGCGCCGAGCTCAAGATGTCCGACATCGACCTCATCGAACTCAACGAGGCCTTCGCCGCACAGGCACTGGCCTGCACGCGTGAATGGGGCTTCGGCGACACCGACTTCGACCGCCTCAACGTGCACGGCTCCGGCATCTCCCTCGGCCACCCCGTCGGAGCGACCGGCACCCGGATCCTCACCACGATGGCCCGGGAAATGCAGCGCCGCGAAGCCCGCTACGGCCTGGAGACCATGTGCATCGGCGGCGGACAGGGTCTGGCCGCGGTCTTCGAGCGGGTGTCGGAGTGA
- a CDS encoding acyl-CoA dehydrogenase family protein: MAAAVTPEDFRPILELVRDFVRAKVVPREQEIMDGNAIPDDLRTQAAEMGLFGYAIPQEWGGLGLDLTQDVELAMEFGYTSLALRSMFGTNNGIAGQVLVGFGTDEQKSEWLERIASGEVVASFALTEPGAGSNPAGLRTKAVRDGDDWVLDGQKRFITNAPIADLFVVFARTRPADDSGPGIAVFLVPADTPGLEVGPKDKKMGQEGAWTADVTFNNVRVPGSALVGGNEDDGYRAAMTSLARGRVHIAALAVGSAQRALDESVAYAASATQGGQPIGDFQLVQAMLADQQTGVMAGRALVRETAARYVSGEDRRIGPSAAKLYCTEMAGKVADLAVQIHGGTGYMRDVPVERIYRDIRLLRLYEGTSEIQRLIIGGGLVRQAKKAQK, from the coding sequence ATGGCAGCTGCGGTTACCCCCGAGGACTTCCGGCCCATCCTGGAGCTGGTGCGCGACTTCGTCCGGGCGAAGGTCGTCCCGCGCGAGCAGGAGATCATGGACGGCAACGCCATCCCGGACGACCTGCGCACGCAGGCCGCGGAGATGGGCCTGTTCGGCTACGCGATCCCGCAGGAATGGGGCGGGCTCGGGCTCGACCTGACGCAGGATGTCGAGCTGGCGATGGAGTTCGGCTACACGTCGCTGGCGCTGCGGTCGATGTTCGGGACCAACAACGGCATCGCCGGACAGGTCCTGGTCGGGTTCGGCACGGACGAGCAGAAGAGCGAGTGGCTGGAGCGCATCGCCTCGGGCGAGGTGGTCGCGTCGTTCGCGCTGACCGAGCCCGGAGCCGGGTCCAACCCCGCCGGGCTGCGCACCAAGGCGGTGCGCGACGGCGACGACTGGGTGCTCGACGGGCAGAAACGCTTCATCACCAACGCGCCGATCGCGGACCTGTTCGTCGTCTTCGCCCGCACGCGTCCGGCGGATGACTCCGGGCCCGGCATCGCGGTGTTCCTCGTGCCCGCGGACACGCCGGGGCTGGAGGTCGGGCCCAAGGACAAGAAGATGGGCCAGGAAGGCGCGTGGACCGCGGACGTCACCTTCAACAACGTCCGGGTGCCGGGGTCCGCGCTGGTCGGCGGGAACGAGGATGACGGGTATCGCGCCGCGATGACCTCCCTCGCGCGCGGTCGCGTGCACATCGCCGCGCTTGCGGTGGGTTCGGCGCAGCGTGCGCTGGACGAATCGGTCGCGTATGCGGCGTCGGCGACGCAGGGCGGCCAGCCGATCGGCGATTTCCAGCTGGTGCAAGCCATGCTGGCCGACCAGCAGACCGGGGTGATGGCGGGGCGCGCGCTGGTGCGGGAGACCGCGGCGCGGTACGTGTCCGGAGAGGACCGTCGGATCGGGCCGTCGGCCGCGAAGCTGTACTGCACCGAGATGGCGGGCAAGGTCGCCGACCTCGCCGTGCAGATCCACGGCGGCACCGGGTACATGCGCGACGTCCCGGTCGAGCGGATCTACCGCGACATCCGGCTGCTGCGGCTTTACGAGGGCACCAGCGAAATCCAACGGCTGATCATCGGCGGCGGACTCGTCCGCCAGGCGAAGAAGGCCCAGAAGTGA